In the genome of Impatiens glandulifera chromosome 6, dImpGla2.1, whole genome shotgun sequence, the window ATGCCTGCCCAGAAGTGACATTTAACATATACAGGAATCCATTTAGATCGTTGTACGTGCAAAGAGTTCAACCAATCATTATCCTCCAATTCAAACTCCTCTATCATTTTCATCCAATTCCTTTCACACTGCTCAATTGTGATTGAGTTATAGACAATGTTCTTCAATgctttttttatacttttatactGAGCGTGAGCAGCCAACTTTGTAGGGAGTTTCTTCATGATATGCCAAAGACAAAAACGATGATTGGTGTTTGGAAATACTTTTTCAATAGCAATGGCCATTGATCGACATTGGTCAGTGATTATTGCCTTTGGAGCACGTCCGTGCATACATGACAACCAGGCTTTGAAAAGCCAAATAAATGACTCAGAATCCTCACTAGATAGTAAGCCACATCCGAGCAAAATAGATTGTCCATGATGATTAACCCCGACAAAGGGAGCAAAAGGCATGTCATAGCggtttgtcaaatatgttgtgtCAAAAGTTATGACATCCGAAAAATACTCATAAGCAGCCCTACATCTACCATCAGCCCAAAATACATTCTTTATTCGGGATTCCTCGTCTAGAtcataaagataataaaaatttaaacatctaCTTTGCATTCGGTTGAAATATTGACAAAGAGCTTCGGCATCACCATTTCCTAACCTCAACCTTCTAGCTTTCGAAATAAAATTTCTACAACTTCTCTCATCAAAGTTCAAATTCTCATATCCTCCAACTTCAACCACAATAGATTGAAATGTTTTTGACAAAGGTATTCCAGCTACGTCGTTTACTTCCAATCTTCTCTTCGCAATTGAATCTAGAACTTTGTGAGATCTAATATGTCTAGACTTTCCCGGGCTCAATATATGGTTGTGCTCAAGGTAGACACTAGTAATCTCAAATTCACACTCATTCCTAACAGCAACGTTAATCTTAGCCTTACAATTCGTCTTGATGGAAGGTCTaagttgtaaaatatttttccctTTTGAAGTAAATACACCATTTTTAGCACAAGCAATGGAGAACCACTTTTGCTTTCCATCTTGCCCATTTCTTGCTCCTAACTTACAAATGCCAAAACCCTTTGATTGTGCGTAAGCATTATAATACTCACGAAGTTCATTTTCAGAATTAAAAGTCATGCCAACAATAGGGATTTGAACATTGGGAGGGGATGATGATGGTTCACCCATGAAGCTGAATAAGAGAGAAATTTCAGTATTAAAAACATGACATGACATTGCAGtgttaaaaacataacattGCGATTGAAAGAACATGACATTGCATTTGAAAGAACATGACATTACAGTTGAAAGTGTAATGTAATGTAACTGTCTGTATCATTTttcaatgaaaaatattaaaaatgaaaattgtcAATTTTAATGTTGTATTAAGCTTGAATGTCgtgttttgaaataataaacatgacattcaattttttttaaatgaactgcagtttaatagacattttattttagtgcAAAATATGACATGACATTGTAGtgttaaaaacataacattatagttgaaagaacatgacattgtagttaaaaaaacatgacatttcagttatatatagtttatgaaCAAAACTAAATACAGTTCATTTCTCTTATTAAAAACAGAGAAAATAACGACATTACAATATTTTCTTGAACAATTAATAATGATACTTGGACAAACCTCTCTACATTCAGGGGTTACAAACTGGAAGCGGGAGATAGGGAGCGGACAACCGAATGGAGGGAGGTCAGAAATCGTAGTCGATGGAGAACGGACGGAGGTCAAAAATCGGACGAAAATTGCAGACAATGAAGGCGCTAGAGAGCGGACAACCGAAGATGAGAATGGAGAGAGGTCGAAAATCGTATTCGACGGAGAACGGACGAAAATCGCTAGAATTGCAGATGAacttgagagagagagaaacccTAAAATGTTTGAGAGGATGAAAATGGCAAATGGAAGATGAAAGGGCGGGCTTCTGGGCTTTTgggtttttagattttttttttttttttttatctgacCTACGTGGCAGGCCACGTAGACAGTCGCTGGGAGAATCGCTCTCCCAGTAGCTGTctgtatcatttctctttttcttcataTTGATGACTTAAGAAAGCTAACAAACACCCAAACACTCTTATACCTAtatctccctctctctctctcatagAAATGACAACTATGTACCCTGGAAATGACAACTATGTACCCTGACATCtcttatttattgattttttctttttatatatatatatatatgacattttcTTAGTAAATATATGATAGCATCAAACTAATCCAAATCCAAACACACTCACACAAATACTGACCGATATCATTTCAAAAACTTATtcctttttaagtttttatttaaaaataaattataaaaataaataatattacaagtTTCAAcatctattaaatatatttttattaaaaattgtacAGGTAATTTAATGAATGATATTAGAAAatgaatattagtttttttttttttaaatataaaaattggtCCTGGCCCCTCTTGGCAACGTGTGTGCCAGCCTTTTCCTTCTAACTCTCTCACCATCTCTAGTCTCACACAATCCTGAACCACCATTTTGGTGAGATCTCAATTCTTCATTTTTCTGTTTGTCccgtttctctctctctctcctcattCAATTCACCTTCTTCCCTTAATTTACCTGTTTGGACGAAGATAGAAACATCACCTGAGGCAGCTAGCTAGCCAACGAAAACAATCGATACATTGTAAAGATGACGCGACAAAATATGTTTGCGTGCTTCCGCGGCAGACGCCACGTCGGAGGAGAGTCCAACCCGGACGAATCGAGGTCAATGGACGCGAGGACCACCACCGTGGATGATGATACGGTGGAGGAGCGGAGGAGGAGGGGAGGGGCGGTGGTGGTGGAACTGTTCTCGTCGCAGGGATGCGCAACGTCTCCGGAGGCAGAGCTGGTGGTGTCGAGGATCGGGAAAGGTAATAGTACTACTACTACGACTGATAATGAGGCGGAAAGGGCGCCGGCGGTGATCGTGCTGTCGTTCCACGTAGATTATTGGGATTACACGGGTTGGAAGGATCCGTTCGGATCGAGCCAATGGACGGTGAGGCAAAAGGCGTACGTGGAAAGCTTCAATCTGGACACCATGTTTACGCCTCAGGTTGTGATTCAGGGAAAGGCCCAGTGCGTTGGGAATGACGAGGAGGGTCTGCTCTCCTGCATCGCCTCCGCACCTCGATTCCCTCCTCCATCCTTTAaggttattaattaatattaaaaattaaataatgaattgaaCTAATTAATAAAGGGACAATTCGAAAGTATTGTAGGCAACATTCGAGAGGACATCAGCAGATTCCCTGCAAGTCTCTCTGTCAGGGGCATTATTAAGGTCGAAAGTGGAGAGCAATGGAGGAGGAAATGTGGGGGTAGTCGTCGACATTCTCGTGGCTCTGTACGAGAATGGGCTGGTAACCAACTGCTCAAGCGGGGCAAATGAGGGGAAGATCCTTCCCGCTGACTTTGTGGTTAGGGGACTCCAGAAGCTCTGTTCGGTCAAGGACATCTCCCCAAAGAAGACGCTCACGGCCGGAAGTATAACTTTCAAGCTTTGGGAAGGCTTCAAAAGCATCAAATGTGGCCTGGCTCTCTTCGTTCAGAATCAACACCACCACCAGATCATGGGTGCAATCACTTTTAAGCTTCCCGATGACCTCTAGTACCTAgcttgcttttttttttttttttttttttttttttttttgttaatttgttttgCTAATTGCTTCTTTAGATAATTTGCTTGTTTCAATACATTTACTACTTTCATGGATTTATCATAAAAAGACTTGGAGAAAATGAAAACtcatcaaatttattttgttactcTCTAAATagctaatataatattattattattatttgaaaaat includes:
- the LOC124944064 gene encoding uncharacterized protein LOC124944064; the encoded protein is MTRQNMFACFRGRRHVGGESNPDESRSMDARTTTVDDDTVEERRRRGGAVVVELFSSQGCATSPEAELVVSRIGKGNSTTTTTDNEAERAPAVIVLSFHVDYWDYTGWKDPFGSSQWTVRQKAYVESFNLDTMFTPQVVIQGKAQCVGNDEEGLLSCIASAPRFPPPSFKATFERTSADSLQVSLSGALLRSKVESNGGGNVGVVVDILVALYENGLVTNCSSGANEGKILPADFVVRGLQKLCSVKDISPKKTLTAGSITFKLWEGFKSIKCGLALFVQNQHHHQIMGAITFKLPDDL
- the LOC124941505 gene encoding protein FAR1-RELATED SEQUENCE 5-like, with protein sequence MGEPSSSPPNVQIPIVGMTFNSENELREYYNAYAQSKGFGICKLGARNGQDGKQKWFSIACAKNGVFTSKGKNILQLRPSIKTNCKAKINVAVRNECEFEITSVYLEHNHILSPGKSRHIRSHKVLDSIAKRRLEVNDVAGIPLSKTFQSIVVEVGGYENLNFDERSCRNFISKARRLRLGNGDAEALCQYFNRMQSRCLNFYYLYDLDEESRIKNVFWADGRCRAAYEYFSDVITFDTTYLTNRYDMPFAPFVGVNHHGQSILLGCGLLSSEDSESFIWLFKAWLSCMHGRAPKAIITDQCRSMAIAIEKVFPNTNHRFCLWHIMKKLPTKLAAHAQYKSIKKALKNIVYNSITIEQCERNWMKMIEEFELEDNDWLNSLHVQRSKWIPVYVKCHFWAGMSTSQRSESMNAFFDDFVHSKTSLKQFVEQYDRALKKNIEKEKKLDFQSFNSTIPIVSGYSLERQFQSVYTNDIFKLFQNEVTGLMFCDTSIIEDDGRTTIFGVVESILGTNGEHLRDVSFKVHYTPVESFVNC